The following coding sequences are from one Chelonoidis abingdonii isolate Lonesome George chromosome 4, CheloAbing_2.0, whole genome shotgun sequence window:
- the CCND3 gene encoding G1/S-specific cyclin-D3 isoform X1, whose amino-acid sequence MELLCVEGGPRVPRAERDPQLLGDRRVLQNLLCQEERYSPRVSYFHCVQKEIKPFMRKMLAFWMLEVCEEQKCEEEVFPLAMNYVDRYLSSVPTRKNHLQLLGAVCMLLASKLRETMPLTVEKLCIYTDNSITPQQLLDCEVLVLEKLKWDLVSVIANDFLVHILHRLPLPPDKVELVKKHAQTFIALCATDYTFAMYPPSMIATGSIGAAIHGLSVSANSFSGEALTELLASITGTEVDCLKACQEQIEAALAESLKQASQSQQEYSSSKTPDYPTSQDGSITSTPTDVTDINL is encoded by the exons ATGGAGCTGCTGTGCGTGGAAGGGGGCCCCCGTGTGCCCAGGGCCGAGCGGGACCCCCAGCTGCTGGGGGACCGGCGGGTGCTGCAGAACCTGCTGTGCCAGGAGGAGCGCTATAGCCCCCGGGTCTCCTACTTCCATTGCGTGCAGAAGGAGATCAAGCCGTTCATGCGGAAGATGCTGGCTTTTTGGATGCTGGAG GTGTGTGAGGAGCAGAAGTGCGAAGAGGAGGTCTTCCCCTTGGCCATGAACTACGTGGATCGCTACCTGTCTTCGGTCCCTACTCGAAAAAATCACTTGCAGCTTCTGGGGGCTGTCTGCATGCTCCTGGCTTCCAAGCTGCGAGAGACCATGCCCCTGACTGTGGAGAAACTCTGCATTTACACAGACAATTCCATCACACCACAACAACTCTTG GACTGTGAGGTCCTCGTCCTTGAGAAGCTAAAGTGGGACCTGGTGTCGGTGATAGCGAACGACTTCTTGGTTCACATCCTCCATCGGCTCCCGCTGCCCCCAGACAAGGTAGAGCTGGTGAAGAAGCACGCACAGACCTTCATCGCCTTGTGTGCCACAG ATTACACCTTTGCTATGTACCCTCCGTCCATGATTGCAACGGGCAGCATTGGCGCAGCAATTCACGGCCTGTCTGTCTCAGCTAACTCTTTCTCCGGCGAGGCCCTCACGGAGCTGCTGGCCAGCATTACTGGCACAGAGGTG GACTGCCTGAAAGCATGTCAGGAGCAGATTGAGGCAGCCTTAGCTGAGAGCCTGAAACAGGCTTCCCAATCCCAGCAGGAATACAGCTCCAGCAAGACACCCGACTACCCGACCAGCCAGGACGGCAGCATAACCAGCACGCCTACAGACGTCACAGACATCAACCTGTGA
- the CCND3 gene encoding G1/S-specific cyclin-D3 isoform X2: MNYVDRYLSSVPTRKNHLQLLGAVCMLLASKLRETMPLTVEKLCIYTDNSITPQQLLDCEVLVLEKLKWDLVSVIANDFLVHILHRLPLPPDKVELVKKHAQTFIALCATDYTFAMYPPSMIATGSIGAAIHGLSVSANSFSGEALTELLASITGTEVDCLKACQEQIEAALAESLKQASQSQQEYSSSKTPDYPTSQDGSITSTPTDVTDINL; the protein is encoded by the exons ATGAACTACGTGGATCGCTACCTGTCTTCGGTCCCTACTCGAAAAAATCACTTGCAGCTTCTGGGGGCTGTCTGCATGCTCCTGGCTTCCAAGCTGCGAGAGACCATGCCCCTGACTGTGGAGAAACTCTGCATTTACACAGACAATTCCATCACACCACAACAACTCTTG GACTGTGAGGTCCTCGTCCTTGAGAAGCTAAAGTGGGACCTGGTGTCGGTGATAGCGAACGACTTCTTGGTTCACATCCTCCATCGGCTCCCGCTGCCCCCAGACAAGGTAGAGCTGGTGAAGAAGCACGCACAGACCTTCATCGCCTTGTGTGCCACAG ATTACACCTTTGCTATGTACCCTCCGTCCATGATTGCAACGGGCAGCATTGGCGCAGCAATTCACGGCCTGTCTGTCTCAGCTAACTCTTTCTCCGGCGAGGCCCTCACGGAGCTGCTGGCCAGCATTACTGGCACAGAGGTG GACTGCCTGAAAGCATGTCAGGAGCAGATTGAGGCAGCCTTAGCTGAGAGCCTGAAACAGGCTTCCCAATCCCAGCAGGAATACAGCTCCAGCAAGACACCCGACTACCCGACCAGCCAGGACGGCAGCATAACCAGCACGCCTACAGACGTCACAGACATCAACCTGTGA
- the CCND3 gene encoding G1/S-specific cyclin-D3 isoform X3: MYPPSMIATGSIGAAIHGLSVSANSFSGEALTELLASITGTEVDCLKACQEQIEAALAESLKQASQSQQEYSSSKTPDYPTSQDGSITSTPTDVTDINL; encoded by the exons ATGTACCCTCCGTCCATGATTGCAACGGGCAGCATTGGCGCAGCAATTCACGGCCTGTCTGTCTCAGCTAACTCTTTCTCCGGCGAGGCCCTCACGGAGCTGCTGGCCAGCATTACTGGCACAGAGGTG GACTGCCTGAAAGCATGTCAGGAGCAGATTGAGGCAGCCTTAGCTGAGAGCCTGAAACAGGCTTCCCAATCCCAGCAGGAATACAGCTCCAGCAAGACACCCGACTACCCGACCAGCCAGGACGGCAGCATAACCAGCACGCCTACAGACGTCACAGACATCAACCTGTGA